The Diospyros lotus cultivar Yz01 chromosome 11, ASM1463336v1, whole genome shotgun sequence region tatttcaAATCTCAAATCTTATGATAAGATCTCCTAATGGCCTCTTATTTTAGCCAATCCCTAGGTGATGTTTCAATCCCTTCTAGTCCTCCAATGCTCATTAGAAAGGATTATgttttttggaagattagaatgGAATCCTATATCATTTCCAAAAGCTATCTTTTATGGAGACTTATTAGGGATGAATTTGATTTGTCCTCTCAATATGAGGAAAAATGGTCAAAGAAAGatctaagaaaaatataattggaCCATATGGCACGGTTTAATTCTTAGTTCTTTAATGCCTAGTGAgtgtgaaaaattattttcatgctctacatctcatgaattatggaaagaattagagagaattcatAAAGGAaccaataattctaaaatgagttttcttatgTCTCAATATCAAAGATTTAAGTTATCCCTTAGTAAGACAATTAGTAATTTGAATGGATGGTtcaaaaaaatctcaaatatttttagaatgctaaggaaaatgaatgaagatgctaaagagtataataaaaagaaaacattagcaTTCAAAtgtgaggagaaaaagaaaaagaagaaggaagaaaaaaagagccaagaaatcaaaagaaatgcCATTCTTGCATGGGATATGGATGATTCTAGTAAGTCATTCCAATCCAATAAAGAAAAGGCACATGTATCCTTTATGgctatagaagaagatgaagaagaggaagataactTAGAATTATAAGAATTACAAAAAGCAtataaagaagtatatataaaatatatatccattaagaaagaagtaaaaacaatcaagaagaatcataaagaagaaaatgaaaaattaaagagtgaaataaagaatttaaaagaaaaatcacaagaattcaagaaagaaaatgaagataaattaaaagatcaattaattaatcttgaagaagaaaacaaaatattaaaaactcaaaataataaactattagTGGAAAAGAATGCAATTGagaaaagtttagccacattaatttcaaagaaaaattcaaaacccaaaccaaggtacaaaacacctaagagagaatgaaaacaaCTTAGATGGAGACCCCAAGCTAAGAGAAACAATATAGTTCAAATGTAGATATCCAAAGGGATAATACAAACAATAAATGAGTTAGAtcataaaatcttaaatgttgctcctcatccacatatatcgagaataattaaatcatttgatcccAATAAAGAAAGATTCAAGGGACCCGTCTATAGATGGGTACCCAAACCTAAAATATGATCTCATCAAATATGTAGACGTGCGCGAGAACCACAATGTGAAGCAAATTGTATATGAATAGTGGATGCTCACCGCACATGACTAGTGGGAGAGATCTATAGAtctcattcccaaagaaagaagGTATGTCCCTTTCTAGAGATAATGTCTAATAGTAAAGAATGACAATATTCTTTTTGTggcataaaagatatattaagTTATGCAAATCTAAATCTAATCAAGGAAGTTTTGATTTAGTTGTTAGGCTTTCTAAGAATGAAATATCAACCAATAAGCCTCTACAACTATTGCACTTAGATCTATTTGAACCCACACAAACTAGAAGTTTGGGTGGAAATCATTATATGTTGTAGTAGAAAATTTCTCTAGAATTACTTGGTTgtgcttttgttttcaaatgataaaaattttcaaatctttagaaagaaagctaagagaattagatgataaaattatctctCTAAGACGAGGATGATTTGGGTATGCTTtccaataattataaatttgtacaAAATCATCCAATAGATCAAATAATTGGAGAACCAAGTCAAGGTGTAAGGATTAGAGCATCCTTGTATCAATATTGCAACAATATAGCCTTCATATCTAAAGTTGAGCCAATTTCCATAGATCAagtattagaagatgaattttggatcaatgttgtgcaagaaaaatgaagattgaaaattagtttcaagaccaaaagattttttctatatttggaacacaataatttttcaagaataaattagaagGGAATTAGGGATAATAAATCTCTTTTGCTAgcttaaaatattgaaatagaGAAATTTGTGCAAATTTCGTTTatgtacttaaaaaaaaataaatgaataaaataaaataaataaatagactaaaaaaaaataaaatcaaacctttATCTCTCTCACCCGAATCCTCtctcaactctttttttttttctctctctctctctctttctctcgtagCCCTCGCCGTCTCTAGAGTCCTCTTGTTTGCAATCTTACTGTCGCCCTCGTCGAAACCCATttgttctctttctctctctcactctttgtCACTTGAACCCTCTCCGACTAACTCTCTTTCTTGTCGCCCTCATTGCCGCGTGTCCATCGTTTTCTTCGTCCATTGCCTCTCATTTGAACCCTCTTCGTCGTTGCAGCCTTCAAATCCGCACCGTCCGTCGCTTCTCTGTCATTACGGCCTTCAGATCTGCCAAGATTCAGTGAGTCTCCCTCCAGATCCGCGACCACTACTTGTTGCTGCCGCCCAAATCTAGGCCGACCGCATCTGTTGCCGTGTCCTTCGTTCGCTAATAGCCACCTAGATCTGCGTTTTCCACTACCTCTCCTCCTTTGGTATCTCGCTCCTTCATCATCACCTCTTCGTTGTGCAGCCAATCGGATCCACGTGTCCCGAGTCTCCCTCATTCGACTTCAGTGAGCTccatttcatttgcattttCTCTGTCTTTGTGATTGTTCTTATTAGGGTTTCATAGTTATTCGTTGTTCCAGCCAGATTTATCCAGATTCGGCCTCCAAGTTTGTCCATCTGTCTATTTGACCAACTCGATCTATCCAGATCCAGCTAGATCTATCAAGATCTATCCAGATTCGTCAGATCTACCAATTACCCAAATTTAGCTAAATCTACCTAGATCTACCcagtcttaaaaaaaattaaaattaaaataaaataaaattaaaaaaaaaacatttagaaGATCATGTTAGGACCTGGTTTTTCGTGCGATGCCTGCAAAGTTTTAAGAAGAAGATGTACTCAATCATGCATTTTTGCCCCATACTTCTACCATGAAGAAGGAGCTACTGATTTTGTAGCTATCCATAAGGTTTTTGGTGCCAGTAATGCCTTAAAGCTACTGGACCAACTTCCGGTTAGTGACCGTTATGGAGCTGCCACTACACTTTTATATGAAGGTCAAACTAGGCTTCATGATCCTATTTATGGTTGTGTATCCTACATTTTTTCCCTCTAATAGCAAGTCGccgatcttcaatttcatctaacTTTATTAGAGCAATTATTATTTGCAAATTCTTATACAAACCatctcaatgttcaaaattggtttcacccagaAACCAATTCAAATCCATATTATGATAATAGATCCTTTCTCATGGATGATCCAAAccttatttggaattttgaaaacccagtcatccaagaagaaaatatgTCGTTTCCTTATTTCCAAGAGGCTAGTTTACAACCTTATCCAAACGAAACTAGGAGCAGCCAATAGCCATTCCCAGGTGATATAGATGAACTTGGATCCGTCGTGTTCGACAATCATCATCAGCGCTGAGCATTAgcgaaatccaaagctatcaaTGTGGGTGCCTTAGATTACTgctttgtaaattttgtaatgctACTATATTCCTTGACTATACTATGATTACTTTATTTGATGTTGTGTAATCTTGAATTATACTCGATATTGTGGATTATGCTTGATATATTTCTCTCATGAgctatattgtttatatatctttattttcttcgttaacaatatttttttgattatgacaaaaagggggagaagaataagatgttatgagatgagagattgtatgagagtgtgaattatatattatttttatgtgggggaagaaaaatatattatgatattttttcgtgTATGTGAGGAAATAGTATATATAAGAGATAGAACATCAAGCAGATGCAATCAAGACAATCAGATTTGGCAATCACGTTTGGtctttaaaattcttaaaaattattttatctattacagtatatccaaaatatttttatgctattagtatttttgcaAGGGGGAgctcataatataaaattaagggagaattcaaaaatattttatcacattaatcacctcataaattatttttttgttatcataaaaaaggaggagaatgttgagccatcttgctcatattaattaagttttgatgattaacaaaaatatttttttgatataaatgtatttctttctcatataaaaaaaataaatttattttgaattaaaaataggtacaaagagtaaatttattttgaattaaatgtgaattgtctttagacatattttcttcttttgatcatttatgtctcaaaagtttatgtttgaatttttatttattgataaatatttttattacttaagcaaaaaatatatttattttgaattaaaagagaattacttttaaacatgttttctctttttcatataaaaagtaaatttattttgaattaaagagaattgattttagacatgttttctcttactcatgcaaaaagtaaatttattttgaattaaatgagattgcttttagacatattttctttttttaatcatttatgtcttaaaagtttatatttaaatttttaaatcttgattttttatgcaataagtcaatttattttaaagtaaaggtgatacatgttttcttattgtttaagAATGTCTAaccattttttgaatttcaaatttcatattaaccatttttttagtggctaaaatgcttataaatatctccaaactcattttttgaatatccattgcacatattgcacatccaaacCTCCCAAAAgttctcaagctaattttcaagcattcaaagactctcaaagattcattatTCATCAACCGAAGAGCCataaggcaagaggagaaaagttcttcaagtcttctacgataaatccgaacttctctacttgagattataaatttatttaaatattattaccttgtataatttgttcttaattgtttatttgtgtccaagtgtggacaaattatttgtaaacatttaaattattattgaggattaTATAGGTTTCatagatccgttaaaatctaggtgaatttagtttccaatgtaagttagggagaaaaccttagtGTACTGGTTGCCTAGAACTCATTATAATccaggtgtgtatctagtttccaatgtgagatagtgtggaaaccttggtgattttgatttagtggaaccccaagagtGGTTAGACCTTGAGAGAATGgactaggtgtatgtgaagaAAACAAGCcccataaaaattaaaacaagacACGAAGATATCTTTGAAGGAAATTCAtaagatttgagaaaaatacaaaattaatgcATTTAATTACAATCTTTAAAAAACCATCATTGAAGAGATGATAACAAGagttttgattaattataagGATATACCTTGTActaaaagatagagaaaaggaGAATGAAACTtgcataatcaaataaaaaagggtGCAAGGAGAACTTGCTATATAAGCAAAGggtaagaacttgcctttttcATGAAACCAATATGAGAAGAAAAAGCATCCCTTGAGTCTTGCAATCCACTTATTTTATCTCCAATACAAAGTACAATGGGaggaaaagaacaagaaaaataaagaataaggATAAGAAACCAATTgggagagaaggaaagaaagagaaagcaaggagacaataaaaaatgagaggaaTGGGGGGAGAAGTAGTTTGCTGCCCACTCTCCAACTACCCTCttaaatttttactattttgccCCTCACCATGTATGCACACACAAACTTTAAGAGATGTCCCTTATGGTAattttgctttttttctttttcatttcttctttttactCCATAATACactccaaattaattataataaatatctatttatgaaattttcattttacccTTAACTTTATCACATTCAACATATAAGATAAGCCTTCTTTCgacttttcataatttattctttttgattaaataaaatacacaaattttataCACATGGGTCCAATGCCCATTCCCCTGGCCCAATTCAACGGCTCAAACATATCCTTGGGCCCAATAGACTTTACAACTTCActtcaaataaaacacaacaaaatttacaCTTGGCCTCAACCCAAATTTCAAAACCCAATCCATTAGAgatgggtttattttaaatcttccaACAATCCATTACATTAGATCTTTCAACTCttggcccaaattcaatttaacCTACTAAGTTGAACTTTTCAactatttttcatttcctttcttcattttctttattccacatcttttcacaaaatataataataacatttataatttatccacaTATTTTgcttacataaaaatatttttcaacatttcatttaataggagaaaaattttcaatgcttaaaaataaaataataataaatacctAGACCCACTAAGGTTAGTTACACCTTGCACTTTAAGTTTAACCCAACTAGTCTCtaaacattataaaaaaaataatactatttatcTAAACtgaatatgaatattcaatctAATTAACACATTTTCattgaaaatatggaaaaaatgcatcttctcatttttcaatgAAAAAGTGCCAACAAtctagataaataatattacttttttaaaaattatcataataCCTCGTTGGTACTAAAGAGATTAAGTAAATTAATCATATTTGTTCTGAACATtggttgaatttttatttttttgtcattttaatttcttatttatttaaaaaaaagtcaagattaatttaataaaaaaataaaaatttaaagagtGTACTGTCAAGTCTTAATAATAGAGGAATTATtgtctaattttaaaaagtttacaTACTAATCGGTAGAGCTGGCAATTTTGGACACGACCCGattacacgacacgacacgacacggagttaagcgggttagggttgggcttaatcgggttcgggtcataaacgggtcaacccgtttatgacacgattattttcgtgtcttaggcgggtcaacccgtctaacccgtttagacacgaaatgacacgtttaattaaacgtgttaacgggttgacccgaacacgttaacacgattatatacgaaatgacacgtttaattaaaagggttagtgggttgatctgaacacgttaacacgattatacacgaaataacacgtttaaaactaaataacacgtttaacaggtgacacaacatgacccgtttaaattaaacgggttaaacaggttaacaggtgacacgacacgatacgacacgtttagttaaacgggttaaacgggtcgtgtcgtgttacacgtttaataaacgtgtcgtgttcgggtttaaggaatttgacacgattattaaacgggtcgtgttcgggttaacctgacacgtgttatacgtgtgtctcgacacgacacgattacgacCCGCCAACACGAATTGCCACCCCTACTAATCGGATCAATAAAggtgaaaatattattattattattattattattatggaagTGGGTTGAAGTTGTAAATCAGATGAGACCAGACCGCTGGCTGGTTGCCGGCTTGCTTTCTTCCATTTCCCCTAACTTTGCCCTGAAAGAGAAAACATAGCCGCATTTGTGAATGAATCTATATAACACACTGTGATCAGAGCCCTCCTCAGCCGCCTTTGGATCCATTTCTGAATCTATActtacacacatatataaatatatctctttctctctctctctctctctccgtgcgtatatctgtatatatatgctATGGCGGTGGGGAGCATTATGGTTACGGGCGGCGCCGGTTACATTGGAAGCCACACCGTGCTTCAACTCCTCCTCGACGGTTACCAGGTCGCCGTGATCGACAATCTCGACAATTCCTCCGCAACCGCGATCCAGCGCGTTCGCGAACTCGCCGCTCATCACGGCCCCAGCGTTACGTTTCATCAGGTCAGCGAATCAGTTGATTTGGCGTTTTGTTGAGTTTTGATTTGTCGTATTTGATCGAAATGTGTTTGTGATTCGGTGGTTGGTTGATGTTATTGGATGATATTATGCCAACATTGCGTCAAGTTTGTAAATGTGGAAACCGGGTGATTGCAAtagccttttattttttcagaatcATGAAAATGAGTAAAAAATGGAATTAGCTATTAACTCTTGAGTTTAGGTAATTGGATTGTTCGGTTCTGCGTCCATctcttttagtttttagttcAAATCCGAGGGGTTTCagtttgaatttattaatcGTTTTAAACTTCCGGGACCATTTGATTTGGCATTTTAAACTGTACTTGGATTGTGTATATACTTTAGGGCTTAGTCATGGCATCTGTCTTTTAGTTGGCGGTCCTGATAAATTGCCATTTTTCTTTCACCTGCAGATGGACCTCCGAGATAAGCCTGCTCTCGACAAGCTTTTTGCGTCGACAAAGTAAGTTTTGCCCGTATGTTTCAAATTGAAATTGGTTTATATTATGGTTGTTCCCATTGCTCAACTATATGAGCTCTGACTCTTTCGCTTTCTCCCCCCTGTAGATTTGATGCTGTTATACATTTTGCTGGACTTAAAGCAGTTGGTGAGAGTGTGGAGAAACCATTAATGTATTATGACAACAATGTTGTTGGTACAATCACTTTGTTGGAAGTCATGGCTACCCATGGATGCAAAAAGGTATTTTGTCTTATCTCCTTGCAGCCTAGTTTCTAATTCTGTTTTTCCTTCTATGGCCGCACATCTACTATAACATCTTCGTTTCAATTACATTCATATTTTGCTCTTGTTGGTATTTAATTGCCAAAAATTCGGAGCCATAAAAGAGATAAACACTAGTGAAATTCATGTAATTTAGAAGATTGGACTTCCGTAAATTTATTGGACATTTGGTGAAATTCATGTAGTCATCAGGTTCGTTCATCGAGGCATTGTTGTGTGTATTTCTGAATTTAGAAGGTTGATAATTTATGCCTTGAACGCTATTCTGTCCACATATTGCCTTTCTGTGTTGACAATTTGTTTTCTGCAATTAAGATTTACacgtctatatatatatagttttcagtttcagttaaattttttctttcctcttctgGTCCAGTTTGGTTGATTGAGTTGACTAAAGTTGTTCCCTGTATACATGGTTGTTCTTCAGCTTGTATTTTCATCTTCGGCTGCAGTTTATGGCTGGCCAAAGGTGGTGCCATGCACAGAGGAGTACCCCCTCTCTGCTGCAAACCCATATGGAAGAACCAAGGTATTTTGTGGCAATGATATCATGGACCTGACCCTAGAGCTGGATTACTAAGCAAAATGCttgttattgaaaaataaacaaCTTTTGGGCACCTATTATTAAGTCAAACTTTGGacctatttttctttctgcttCTTCAGTTTGTGGGTCAGAGGCGAATTTGTGTTTTATCTTCCCCATTTGTTAAAATCTTCACTTGTAATATATTCTGGGTTTCTTAAGCTGCTTGTTGCTCCCAGCTCTTCATTGAAGAAATATGCCGTGATATCCACCGCATAGATAGTGAATGGAAAATCATAATGCTCCGATACTTCAATCCTGTTGGTGCCCATCCAAGTGGCTATATTGGTGAAGATCCTCGTGGGATCCCAAACAATCTCATGCCATTTATGCAACAAGTAGCTGTTGGTAGACGACCTGCCCTCACGGTATTTGGAAGCGATTACTCGACAAGGGATGGTACAGGGGTATGCGATCTTTATTCTCAGAATTTCAATTTCCAACGTGTGACTTGGTTGTTTACTTGGCTTAGACTGCCAACATGGTAGATTTAGTAttcattataatattaatattgttaataCTGATATTATAACATTAGTAATATCATGAATATTGtattatagtattaattttatatcaatgataatataattattaacattttaataatgttattaataacaCGACATTGcattatttaacaaaatcatgTTTTGTGTGATCGTTTTGA contains the following coding sequences:
- the LOC127812596 gene encoding UDP-glucose 4-epimerase GEPI48-like, whose product is MAVGSIMVTGGAGYIGSHTVLQLLLDGYQVAVIDNLDNSSATAIQRVRELAAHHGPSVTFHQMDLRDKPALDKLFASTKFDAVIHFAGLKAVGESVEKPLMYYDNNVVGTITLLEVMATHGCKKLVFSSSAAVYGWPKVVPCTEEYPLSAANPYGRTKLFIEEICRDIHRIDSEWKIIMLRYFNPVGAHPSGYIGEDPRGIPNNLMPFMQQVAVGRRPALTVFGSDYSTRDGTGVRDYIHVVDLADGHIAALNKLSDPSIGCEVYNLGTGKGTSVLEMVAAFEKASGKEIPVVFSGRRPGDAEILYASTKKAELELNWKAKYDINEMCSHQWNWASKNPYGYKPSESKS